The following is a genomic window from Sphingobacterium spiritivorum.
ATCTGTCTTTGTCCTCATAAGAAACCAGATCACCTGAGTCTGCTAATACTTTTGTATAGATAGAGTGTTTAAGTACGGCCCTGTTGATAAGATAAGCTATGGAAGCGACCAACATAAGCGGCACCATCAATGTATACCCTCCTGTGATCTCTGCGATCAGAAAAATACTTGTCAGCGGTGCATGCATAATACCGGCTAATGCTGCTGCCATTCCTGCCATTACGAAATTAGGGATGTTCAATGTCACAAGACCGGTCAGATTCATTCCGTATGCAAAGGCAAAACCCAGTAGCCCGCCCATGACCAGACTAGGTCCGAATACTCCCCCGTTCCCGCCTCCGTTCAGGGTGAAAAGAGAAGCAAATGATTTACCAAACAATGTCAGAACGGTATATGCAACCACTACCCAGCCTATATCCTTGTAACTCGAAAAAAGACTGTTTTTGACAATAGAGTCAAACCGTCCGTCCAGTAACTGCTGAATAGTAAGGTATCCTTCTCCATACAATGCCGGGAAAATAAAGATCATCAATCCCAGTGAAATACCACTGAACCACACTTTGTTGTAGGGATTCTTAATCTTGCTGAACCAACTTTTTATAATAGCACTTATTTTAGCAAAATATACGGTGTAAAGTCCTACCAGAACAGACATGAGTACATAAAAGAACAAGGCTTTAAACTCCCAGTCTGAAGTAGCTGTATGAAACAAAGGCTCACTGTATAACAATCTGGAAATGACAGACGCTAGAGCCGATGATATCAATAAAGGAATAAATGCGGGAATAGAAAACTCCGGCAATAAGATTTCAATGGCAAAGATCATTCCTGCAACCGGACTGTTAAACGCTCCTGAAATCCCTGCTGCTGCACCACAAGCCAGCAACATGGTAATTTCTCGGTACTGCAGCCCAAA
Proteins encoded in this region:
- a CDS encoding chloride channel protein, whose translation is MKINFRQRLEILNKWRMKKISNRNFLIILAFVVGIIGGIAASVLKGMTHFIASALQDDVEWHYKYSFYLVFPLIGILLSVLYIRKFLKGKNFEHGITPIIYSISRKSSRIEPHNVYSQIITSAVTVGFGGSSGLEAPIAYSGSAIGSNVGRFFGLQYREITMLLACGAAAGISGAFNSPVAGMIFAIEILLPEFSIPAFIPLLISSALASVISRLLYSEPLFHTATSDWEFKALFFYVLMSVLVGLYTVYFAKISAIIKSWFSKIKNPYNKVWFSGISLGLMIFIFPALYGEGYLTIQQLLDGRFDSIVKNSLFSSYKDIGWVVVAYTVLTLFGKSFASLFTLNGGGNGGVFGPSLVMGGLLGFAFAYGMNLTGLVTLNIPNFVMAGMAAALAGIMHAPLTSIFLIAEITGGYTLMVPLMLVASIAYLINRAVLKHSIYTKVLADSGDLVSYEDKDRSVLSMMKLRYVLETNFVILRPGETPNERKHDIIHSKRNIFPIVDEKGKFLGILYIEHLLSILLGEEEGIDKDFGTLVQKPNDIIKGDENMEIVMSKMNKEDVWILPVVDKEDHYLGFVSKSSVFNKYRALLMRQGHYLE